The candidate division TA06 bacterium region AAAAACGGAGAAGGCCAGCGGTATTTGCCGCCAGTTTTGACGGTTCCGGATCAGTTGAAGGAAAATCTGGCAAAAGAATACGGGCGGGATTTTATTCTGCTCCACCCGGGCAGCAGCAGATCTTCCAAGCCCTGGCCATTGGAAAATTTTGCCAAACTGGCCAATAGAATTCAAGGCTCAAGCAGCAAGGTTGTAATCAGTCTGGGTCCCCAGGAGCTGGGTTATAAAACAAGTTTAAAAAAGCATTTGACGGCTGATATTTGTTGGGCGGAAAATCTTCCGTTAGCCGATCTGGCAGCCTTGATCTCTCTGGCAAAAGCGCTGATCACCAATAACACCGGTCCCTTGCATGTGGCTGTGGCTGCGAACACTATAGTCATAGGCATCTATTGTCCTACTTGCGCGATAAAGCGCTGGGGACCCTATGGACCGGGGCATACGGTCATCAGGCCGCAGGTTGGATTTTGCAAAGAATGTCACGCCGACAAGTGCCGGGAATACGATTGCATGGAGAAGATAACAGCGGAAGATGTCTATAAAAAAGTAAAAGAGTTATAAACATCAAACTTCATTGCGATTATTTTGTCATGAAATTTAACCAAAAGATCATTTGCCTGTTTTGTCTTTTGTTCCTGCCGGCTTTCGGGATGACGAAGGCAGACAATGGGAATGCAGTTGCGGGCGATTCCAGCACGACAAATAGTCCCGGAAAAAAATTCAGCCGGGGCGAGAAGATGACCTATTCCATAGAATACGCTGGGATTACCGCGGGCTATTCATTCCTGCGGGTCGACAGCGAGCTGACCTATGTGGGGGAACGCACCTCTTACCACATCGTCAACGAGACCTGGTCGACGCCGTTCTTCTCAAAATTCTACCCGGTGCACGACAGGTTTGAGGCCTTTACCGACTACGAGCACCTGTACTCCTTGCGTTACCAAAAGAAGCAGCGGGAGGGCGGCTACCGCCACGAAGAATCGCTGACGTTCGACCAGGAGCAGAACAAGGTCACCTACAGCACCGGACAGGTGATAGCCACCACTCCCCAGGCCCGGGATATCCTGACCTCGCTCTATTGGGCCAGGACCTTTTCCTTGGAGTCCGAGAAATCGCTGTATATCGACAACCACACCGACAAGACCAATTATCCGCTGGAGGTCAAGGTCCACCGCAAGGAAACGATCAAAACCATTTTCGGGAAGGTGGAATGCCTGGTGGTGGAGCCGGTGCTGCGCTATCCCGGATTGTTCCAGAACAAGGGAAGGCTGTGGGTCTGGCTGACCAACGACAACCGGCGGATTCCGGTCCTTATGAAAAGCAAGATCCTGGTTGGCTCCATCAATGCGGTGCTCAAGGAATACACTCCGGGAATAGACGGTCCGAATTATCTGGTCACCGAAAAGAAATAAGGGGCGGTAAATTCTATGAACAGTTTCAAGGAAATTGATCTCTCAAAAGTCAAACGCTATTCCATCGAAAACCGGAAAAGCAAAGTTGACCTGATCCAACAGGCCAAAGTGGTAAACCAAAATTCTTCGTTAGCGCTGTTCTTTGACTCCCTGCCCCGGACGTTAAAGGTCAGGGAACTGTTTCTTTTGTCCCAGGCGGTGCGGAAAGCCCGGAGCCGGGGGAGGCCGGTGATAGTGATGATGGGCGCCCATCCCATAAAATGCGGGCTTTCCCCGGTGCTGATCGATCTTATTGCGCAGGGGTATATCAGCCACCTGGCCACCAACGGGGCCGGGGCCATCCATGATTACGAAATGGCCTTTTGGGGGCAGACCTCCGAAGACGTGGCTGCGGGGCTGGAAGACGGGAGTTTCGGCATGGCCAAGGAAACCGCCGACGGCATCAACGGCATCATCAAGGCCGCCAGCCTCTGTCAAATGGGATACGGACAGGCCCTGGGGCAGTATATAATTGGGGATAAGGCCAAATACCAAAAGTTCAGCCTGTTGGCGGCCTGCAGCCGGAATAAGGTGCCGTTCACTGTCCACGTTGCGGTGGGCACCGACATCATCAACCAGCATTTCAGTTATGACGGGGCCGCCGTCGGCGACTGCAGCCATCGGGATTTCAAGATTCTGGCCCAAGCCGTAACAAAACTGCCGGGCGGGGTGGTGATCAACATCGGGTCCGCTGTGGTCCTGCCGGAAGTTTTTTTAAAGGCCCTGACCGTGGCCCGCAACCTGGGGCATCAGGTCAGAAATTTCACCACCGCCAATTTTGACATGATCCAGCATTACCGGCCCAATGTCAATGTGGTCAGCCGTCCGGTACTGTTCGGAGGCCAGGGTTACAGTTTTACCGGGCATCACGAAATAATGCTGCCTTTGCTGGCGGCCCTGATCAAATTGCAGGATAAAAAAACAAAAACGAAAATAAACATATGATCCCAAGGAGGCTTAAAATGCTGAGGCATTTGATCTTGATCGTTTTGCTGGCCCTGGCTCCGGGCTGGGCCCATTCCCAAAAACTGAAAACCGCTACCTCTGAAAAACCGGTGCTGCTGTTCCCGGTAAAGCAGGCCGGCAAGTGGGGGTACATAGACAAGGCCGGGAAATTAGCCGTGGCTCTGCAGTTTGATTCGGCCGGGGCTTTCAGCGAAGGGCTGGCGGCGGTGCGGCTGGGCGATAAGTATGGGTTCATTGATCCCGCCGGCAAGTACGTCAT contains the following coding sequences:
- a CDS encoding glycosyltransferase family 9 protein; protein product: MIAFSQDIDEVVTDEGTSVFKLAGVLRAKRFDCGVLLHPTLHLAAALWLAKIPVRAGTAYRGYSLFFNRRVKQHRRDNVKHELEYNIDLIYDGLRLKNGEGQRYLPPVLTVPDQLKENLAKEYGRDFILLHPGSSRSSKPWPLENFAKLANRIQGSSSKVVISLGPQELGYKTSLKKHLTADICWAENLPLADLAALISLAKALITNNTGPLHVAVAANTIVIGIYCPTCAIKRWGPYGPGHTVIRPQVGFCKECHADKCREYDCMEKITAEDVYKKVKEL
- a CDS encoding DUF3108 domain-containing protein, with product MKFNQKIICLFCLLFLPAFGMTKADNGNAVAGDSSTTNSPGKKFSRGEKMTYSIEYAGITAGYSFLRVDSELTYVGERTSYHIVNETWSTPFFSKFYPVHDRFEAFTDYEHLYSLRYQKKQREGGYRHEESLTFDQEQNKVTYSTGQVIATTPQARDILTSLYWARTFSLESEKSLYIDNHTDKTNYPLEVKVHRKETIKTIFGKVECLVVEPVLRYPGLFQNKGRLWVWLTNDNRRIPVLMKSKILVGSINAVLKEYTPGIDGPNYLVTEKK